A single region of the Cucumis melo cultivar AY chromosome 3, USDA_Cmelo_AY_1.0, whole genome shotgun sequence genome encodes:
- the LOC127148680 gene encoding uncharacterized protein LOC127148680 — protein sequence MTPMKGVLRFEEKEKSSPRFVGPFKILKRIDPVAYCLVLPPSLSVIHVAFHISMLRKYVADPSHVVDYEPLKIDENLSFEELLVEILAREVKMLHNRGIALVKVLWQNHQVEEATWEREDDMRARYPELFED from the coding sequence ATgacacctatgaagggtgttctacgatttgaagaaaaggaaaagtcgAGTCCTCGTTTTGTTGGACCATTTAAGATTTTAAAACGAATTGACCCTGTAGCGTATTGTTTGGTGTTGCCACCATCACTTTCTGTTATTCATGTTGCTTTCCATATTTCGATGTTGAGAAAGTACGTGGCAGATCCATctcatgtagtggattacgaacCATTGAAAATTGATGAGAATTTGAGCTTTGAAGAACTACTAGTTGAGATTCTGGCTAGAGAGGTAAAGATGCTTCATAACAGAGGGATTGCATTAGTAAAAGTTTTGTGGCAAAATCATCAAGTTGAAGAGGCTACGTGGGAGAGggaagatgacatgagagctCGTTATCCAGAgttgttcgaggattag